A stretch of DNA from Pseudomonadales bacterium:
CCTGCCGATGGTGACAGAGCTGATGCTGTCCCTGTCCGATGCCCAGCTCGCGCGACTGCCCGAGAAACTCGCGGCCGACAACGAGGAACTTGGCGAAGACGAGGCCGGGCGGTCTCTCGAGGAAATCCAGGAGCACTGGTGGCGCGAATACACGGACGGATTCAGCCGTTTCAGCGGCAAACTGAACTCAACCCAGAAGGCGCACGTCGCCGCCCAGTCGGTGCACTACATCCCCCAGATGGCGCTGTGGACCGATTACCGGCGCCGCTGGCAGGCCGATCTGCTCGATCTGCTCAGAAATGAGCGGGAAGATCCGGAAAAATTTGCAGCAGCATTCGAAGCCCTGACAAAGCTGCGCAGGTCTTATTACGGCGCGGAACTGACCGCGGTGTTTGCTGCCAATGAGCGGCTCGCCCGGGACGTCGGGGTGTGGCTTATCAACAATCTGAACGAAAAACAGAAGGAGCGGTTTTCAGAACGGCTGCTGGAATATGCCGGCCTGTTCCGGGAGCTTGTTGCAGAAGCGCCGGTTGCACCACCCGAGGGTGGTGCCTGCCTGGTGCGCTGCCCGGCTGCTGCGGATTGAGTGCACCCTGAATCAGCGGCCGCCTTCACGCTCAGAGCGCCGATCCTTGTGATCGAAAACCGCCCAGGCGATCAGGTAGGCGGCAATCGTGAGCTTCGGAAAAAACAGCGCACACACCGCAACTGCGGTGCGTACAAAGGCAGGATCCGTCTTCAGGGCATTGGCAATGCCGGCACAGACACCGGCGATCCAGCCGTTGCGGGAATCCAGCCGGATGTGGATCCCCAGAGAATCGTTCGATCCGGAGCGGTAGCCGCTCATCGGCCCAGCACCCAGTCGCTGATCAGGAAGGCGGCACCATCGAAGGTATTCGGTGGTGCCACCGGGTGGGTCGGCAGGGCGTTGGCGAACATGCCGAAGAGGACGAAGACAGCCGCCAGCAGAATGATCGCCAGCAGGGATGCCCGGGGATGTGTCAGTCGGGAGAGCCGGATCTCACTGATCATCGGACCCCGGGGGAGTGCGTTTGATGCTTTGGTTTCCACGTCTGTATTCCTTGCCACTGGGAGCCTGCCCCCATTCAAATCGATGTCTTTTCTGAATTCACTGCCGCATTCGCGACGTACGTCTGTGGTTATTCAATAGTCGTGCCAATGCTTCAGGCGGGCTGAAGCTCCCTATTTTTCTGGCCCCCTGCGCGTTCGGGAGCGCGGTACGGCACCAGATTTCTCCCGCGGATGGTGAAGTTGACCAATTTTTAGCCAGCGTCGGCGCTGATTTCCCGGTGGGGGCCAGTCTGAGATGCTCAACCAGGTAGTTCGGAAGGAGGTTGATCAGGGCGTGGTCGAGGAGGGGTGACCCCGGGCCTCGCTCGGCAGCTCCGCTGTGCCCTCGTGTGGAGTTTTGCCTCGCGCAGGAACACGAGTCAAAACTCCGTACTCGGCCGCGCTACACGGCCCGGGGTCACCCCTCCTCGACCACGCCTGAGGAATCCTTCCGAGTTTCCTGGCTGCGTTTCTGGCTGCCAGTCGGGGAGATCGCGCGGCCCTGCCCTGGATCGATCTCGAAGCTGGGTGGCGCAGGGGGTGTGGCGGACCGTGGAGCGACGCCGAGGGCGGCCAATTGACCCGCTTCGGGGCAAGGGGCCAACAGAGGGCAGCGCGGAGCGCCGGAGCGAGGTCCGCCACACCCCCTGCGCCACCCCAGCCTCGAAAACAGCTCCGACAACGGGCCCCGCCGAGCACCCACACTGCAACGCCAGCGATCTGCCCCGCCAGGTGCGGGTCGATGATTTGGGACCAAGCCCGGCCGCCTTGCTCCCTGAGGTTGCCTCAGGTTAGATAACCTGCAGGGGATCAATCAGAGGGGGACGATCATGGATTTTCACTTTGCCAGTGTCTGGGAGCGGGTGGCGGACCGGGTACCCGGTCGTACCGCACTGATCTGGGGGGAAAACAGGCGTACCTGGGCGGAGTTCGATCAGCGGGCGGCGCGTCTCGCCTCGGTGCTCACTGCGCACGGGCTGGCACCCGGTGCGAAGGTCGGCCTGTATCTGCACAACACGGGTGAGTATCTGGAAGCTCAGTACGGTGTGTTCAAGATCCGCGGCTGCCCGATCAACGTGAACTACCGCTACAAGGCGGAGGAACTCATCTATCTGCTCGATAATGCGGACGTCGAAGCCGTGGTGTTCCAGAGCAGCTACGCGATGCGCCTGTGGGAGATCCGTAAACGCCTGCCCAAGGTGAAACTGTTCCTGCAGGTCGATGACCGCACCGAAGCGCTGCTCGACGGGGCGCTGGATTTCGAAACCGCCCTGTCCCGCGCTGCGCCGATGCCACGTATCGAACGGGATCCGGCGGACGTCTACATGCTCTACACCGGGGGTACCACAGGCATGCCGAAAGGGGTGATGTATCCCGGCGGTGAGTTCTGCGGGTACTTCGTGCGCATGGGTGCAGAAGGCCGCGGCCTTGTCCCGCCATCCTGCCTCGCTGAGGTGCCCGGCTATCTGGATCAGATCAGCGAGCCGCCGGTATCTCTGCCTGCCTGTCCGCTGATGCACGGCACGGGAATGTGGCTGGGCGCAATGGTGCCGCTGCTGGCCGGAGGCACGGTGGTGCTCATGCCGAAACTGGGTTTCGATCCGGATCTGCTCTTCGGACTGGTGGAGCAGCACCGGGTGAGCGACCTTGTGATCGTGGGGGATGCTTTCGCCCGCCCGATGCTGGCCACCCTCGATGCCGCGGCTGCACGCGGCAATGCGTACGATCTCAGCTCGGTGAAGCAGATCATCTCCAGTGGCGTGATGTGGAGTGCCGAGACCAAACAGGGACTGCTGCGTCACCACGACATGATCCTTGCCGACGTGATGGGCTCCACCGAAGGCGGCATGGGCAGCAGTGTCACGACCCGTGAAAGCACCTCGAAGACGGCGAAGTTCACCCTCAACGAAGGGGTGGCTGTGTTTACTGATGACGGTCGCCGGGTGACACCCGGATCCGCCGAGATCGGCAAGGTGGCCACCAGTGGTTTTGTGCCGCTGGGTTACTACAAGGATCCGGAAAAATCCGCCCAGACCTTCCGCGAGATCGACGGTGTGCGTTACAGCTTCCCCGGCGACTACGCCACCGTGGAAGCCGATGGCACCATCAACCTGCTCGGCCGGGGCAGCGCCTGCCTGAATACAGGTGGTGAGAAAGTATTTCCGGAGGAAGTGGAGGAGGCGGTCAAACGCCATCCGGATATCGCCGATTGTCTGGTGGTGGGGGTGCCGGACGAGCGCTTCGGAGAGCGGGTGGTGGCGGTGGCGAGCAGCAGAGACGCAAGTCTCGACGAAACCGGCCTGATCGATTTCACCCGGGATCATCTGGCGGGCTACAAACTGCCCCGTCACGTGCTCTTTGTCGAGCAGGTACAGCGCGCGCCCAATGGCAAGGCGGATTACAAGTGGGCGAAGAAAGTGGCCCTTGCCGCCTATGGCAAAGACACCGCGGCGGGTGGGGGAGCTCAGTGAACGCCGGACCCCTGAATGGCATTCGTGTGGTGGACCTCACCAGCATGATCTCCGGTCCGGTAGCCACCATGATGCTGGCCGATCAGGGCGCCGATGTCATCAAGGTGGAACCGCCGTCCGGTGACCTGGTGCGTTACATGG
This window harbors:
- a CDS encoding DUF6279 family lipoprotein, translating into MRNCWRILICTAVLLLAGGCSVKSVYNNADRLARWSVSDYLDMDRAQRDYFDQEFAVFMHWHRTTQLPAYAGTLEALEAVTRDGTDSAEIQALFDDMFGWWEAIEQQGLPMVTELMLSLSDAQLARLPEKLAADNEELGEDEAGRSLEEIQEHWWREYTDGFSRFSGKLNSTQKAHVAAQSVHYIPQMALWTDYRRRWQADLLDLLRNEREDPEKFAAAFEALTKLRRSYYGAELTAVFAANERLARDVGVWLINNLNEKQKERFSERLLEYAGLFRELVAEAPVAPPEGGACLVRCPAAAD
- a CDS encoding PspC domain-containing protein, producing the protein MSGYRSGSNDSLGIHIRLDSRNGWIAGVCAGIANALKTDPAFVRTAVAVCALFFPKLTIAAYLIAWAVFDHKDRRSEREGGR
- a CDS encoding acyl-CoA synthetase — encoded protein: MDFHFASVWERVADRVPGRTALIWGENRRTWAEFDQRAARLASVLTAHGLAPGAKVGLYLHNTGEYLEAQYGVFKIRGCPINVNYRYKAEELIYLLDNADVEAVVFQSSYAMRLWEIRKRLPKVKLFLQVDDRTEALLDGALDFETALSRAAPMPRIERDPADVYMLYTGGTTGMPKGVMYPGGEFCGYFVRMGAEGRGLVPPSCLAEVPGYLDQISEPPVSLPACPLMHGTGMWLGAMVPLLAGGTVVLMPKLGFDPDLLFGLVEQHRVSDLVIVGDAFARPMLATLDAAAARGNAYDLSSVKQIISSGVMWSAETKQGLLRHHDMILADVMGSTEGGMGSSVTTRESTSKTAKFTLNEGVAVFTDDGRRVTPGSAEIGKVATSGFVPLGYYKDPEKSAQTFREIDGVRYSFPGDYATVEADGTINLLGRGSACLNTGGEKVFPEEVEEAVKRHPDIADCLVVGVPDERFGERVVAVASSRDASLDETGLIDFTRDHLAGYKLPRHVLFVEQVQRAPNGKADYKWAKKVALAAYGKDTAAGGGAQ